One genomic region from Kineobactrum salinum encodes:
- the coq7 gene encoding 2-polyprenyl-3-methyl-6-methoxy-1,4-benzoquinone monooxygenase, producing the protein MPSRHLSLFDRFIGETEAVLRTLSNRNPPPGRASPAEGHSDCQLAEAERSHVAGLMRVNHTGEVCAQALYQGQALTAKLPDVRQEMRQAAREEEDHLAWCAQRLRELGSRPSHLNPAWYGLSFMLGATAGAVGDKWSLGFVAATEERVCRHLRDHLQQLPAEDRKSQLVLQQMLEDEERHGENALAAGGVDFPPPVKAAMTALSQLMTRSSYYI; encoded by the coding sequence ATGCCAAGCCGACACCTGAGCCTGTTTGATCGCTTCATTGGAGAGACCGAAGCTGTTCTGCGGACCCTCTCCAACCGCAACCCGCCTCCCGGCCGCGCATCCCCGGCCGAAGGGCACAGTGACTGCCAGCTGGCCGAGGCGGAGCGAAGCCACGTGGCAGGACTGATGCGGGTCAACCATACCGGCGAAGTCTGCGCCCAGGCCCTGTACCAGGGGCAGGCGCTGACCGCGAAACTGCCCGATGTAAGACAGGAGATGCGCCAGGCGGCGAGGGAGGAGGAAGATCACTTGGCGTGGTGCGCGCAGCGCCTGCGGGAGCTGGGCAGTCGCCCGAGCCATCTCAATCCCGCCTGGTACGGCCTGTCATTCATGCTCGGCGCCACAGCCGGCGCCGTGGGCGACAAATGGAGCCTGGGCTTCGTCGCTGCCACCGAGGAGCGGGTATGCCGACATCTGCGCGACCACCTGCAGCAATTGCCCGCCGAAGACCGCAAATCCCAGTTGGTGCTGCAGCAAATGCTGGAAGATGAAGAGCGTCACGGAGAAAACGCGCTGGCCGCAGGCGGGGTCGACTTCCCGCCACCGGTCAAGGCGGCAATGACCGCGCTGTCACAATTGATGACCCGCAGCAGCTACTATATCTGA
- the purD gene encoding phosphoribosylamine--glycine ligase: MKVLIIGSGGREHALAWKIAREAHMERVYVAPGNAGTATEPGVENVALEAMDFGGLADFARAQQVALTIVGPEAPLVEGIVDYFRERNLRCFGPDRGAAQLEGSKAFTKDFLARHGIPTAAYANFTELAPALAYLREQGAPIVIKADGLAAGKGVIVAETLAQAEAAVTDMLASNAFGEAGCRVVIEEFLEGEEASFIVMVDGEHVLPMATSQDHKRIGEGDTGPNTGGMGAYSPAPVVDASAHQRIMDDIILPTVRGMAAEGNAYTGFLYAGLMISADGEPKVIEYNCRFGDPETQPIMLRLRSELAALCNRALDGELDQVQAEWDPRCAIGVVLAAAGYPGNYTRGAAIHGLTASQPDHVKIFHAGTALDGEQVVTSGGRVLCVTALGEDIGAARRNCYQAVDTIAWEGMTLRRDIGWRALARYS; this comes from the coding sequence ATGAAAGTACTGATTATCGGCAGTGGCGGCCGCGAACACGCACTGGCCTGGAAGATTGCCCGGGAGGCGCACATGGAGCGGGTTTATGTGGCGCCGGGCAATGCCGGCACGGCCACTGAGCCCGGGGTGGAAAACGTCGCTCTGGAGGCAATGGACTTCGGCGGCCTGGCAGATTTTGCCCGCGCCCAGCAGGTGGCACTGACCATCGTCGGCCCCGAAGCGCCGCTGGTGGAAGGCATTGTCGACTACTTCCGCGAACGGAACCTGCGCTGTTTCGGCCCGGACCGGGGCGCGGCCCAACTGGAAGGTTCCAAGGCCTTCACCAAGGACTTTCTCGCCCGCCACGGCATCCCCACCGCCGCCTACGCCAATTTCACCGAACTCGCTCCGGCGCTGGCCTACCTGCGGGAGCAGGGCGCACCGATCGTGATCAAGGCCGATGGCCTGGCCGCGGGCAAGGGTGTCATCGTCGCCGAAACCCTGGCCCAGGCCGAGGCCGCGGTGACCGACATGCTGGCCAGCAACGCCTTTGGCGAGGCCGGCTGCCGGGTGGTGATCGAGGAATTTCTCGAGGGCGAAGAGGCCAGCTTCATAGTCATGGTGGACGGTGAGCATGTATTGCCAATGGCCACCAGTCAGGACCACAAGCGTATCGGCGAGGGCGACACCGGGCCCAACACCGGCGGCATGGGGGCTTATTCCCCGGCGCCGGTCGTGGATGCCAGCGCACATCAGCGCATCATGGACGACATAATTCTGCCCACGGTGCGCGGCATGGCGGCGGAAGGCAATGCCTACACCGGCTTCCTGTACGCCGGCCTGATGATCTCCGCCGACGGCGAACCCAAGGTTATTGAGTACAACTGCCGCTTTGGCGACCCTGAAACCCAGCCCATCATGCTAAGGCTGCGCTCCGAGCTGGCGGCATTGTGCAATCGCGCGCTGGACGGCGAGCTGGACCAGGTGCAGGCCGAATGGGATCCGCGCTGTGCCATTGGCGTGGTGCTGGCAGCGGCCGGTTATCCGGGCAACTATACCAGGGGCGCCGCGATTCACGGATTAACCGCGTCGCAGCCGGATCACGTCAAGATTTTTCATGCCGGCACTGCGCTCGACGGTGAGCAAGTCGTGACCAGTGGCGGCCGGGTGCTGTGCGTGACCGCCCTGGGCGAGGACATCGGTGCCGCCCGGCGCAATTGCTACCAGGCTGTCGATACCATCGCCTGGGAGGGCATGACCCTGCGCCGCGACATTGGTTGGCGGGCGCTGGCGCGCTATAGTTAG
- the fis gene encoding DNA-binding transcriptional regulator Fis — protein MTQAEHLAALAPVDPATSASESHDGHLCDAVTRAVRAYLEQLDGQTTTDFYDLVLAEVEAPLLREIMAYTRNNQTRASRMLGLNRGTLRKKLKQYHLLSDNS, from the coding sequence ATGACGCAGGCTGAGCACCTCGCCGCATTGGCGCCCGTCGACCCGGCAACGTCGGCCTCCGAGTCCCACGACGGCCACCTGTGCGATGCCGTGACGCGAGCGGTGCGCGCCTACCTGGAGCAACTGGACGGCCAGACCACCACCGATTTCTACGATCTGGTGCTGGCCGAGGTGGAGGCTCCACTGCTGCGTGAAATCATGGCCTACACCCGCAACAACCAGACCCGGGCCTCGCGGATGCTGGGCCTGAACCGCGGCACATTGCGCAAGAAACTCAAGCAATACCACCTTCTTTCCGACAACAGCTGA
- the prmA gene encoding 50S ribosomal protein L11 methyltransferase, with protein MSWLQLRLDTSPDQAAELEQQLLDSGALAVTMEDNADQPVLEPGVGETPLWQQTRLTGLYPADTDMSALLARFPATLLQGCNQRVEILEDKDWEREWIRHYQPMRFGRRLWVCPSWLEPPQPDAVNLLLDPGLAFGTGTHPTTALCLTELEQLPLAGCKVVDYGCGSGILAVAALKLGATSALGVDNDPQALVASRDNCERNGLPPSVLTVVAPGATALEQWRGQADVVVANILAGPLLELSGTLLALLRPGGTLLLSGLLQSQAAALCEHYTGRLPLEIAASREDWVCLRGSKPAR; from the coding sequence GTGAGCTGGCTGCAACTGCGCCTCGATACCAGTCCCGACCAGGCCGCCGAACTGGAGCAGCAGCTGCTGGACAGCGGCGCGCTGGCGGTAACCATGGAGGACAATGCCGACCAGCCTGTACTGGAGCCCGGTGTGGGGGAAACTCCGTTGTGGCAGCAGACCCGGCTCACCGGGCTCTATCCGGCGGACACCGATATGAGCGCCCTGCTGGCCCGGTTCCCGGCCACGCTGTTGCAAGGCTGCAACCAGCGCGTGGAAATCCTGGAGGACAAGGACTGGGAACGGGAATGGATCCGCCACTATCAGCCCATGCGTTTTGGCCGGCGCCTGTGGGTCTGCCCCAGCTGGCTGGAGCCCCCGCAGCCGGACGCGGTAAATCTGCTGCTGGACCCGGGCCTGGCCTTCGGCACCGGCACCCACCCGACCACTGCACTGTGCCTCACCGAGTTGGAACAACTGCCGCTTGCGGGCTGCAAGGTGGTCGATTACGGCTGCGGCTCGGGCATACTTGCGGTGGCCGCACTGAAGCTGGGCGCAACCAGTGCCCTGGGGGTGGACAACGACCCGCAGGCGCTGGTCGCCAGCCGCGACAATTGCGAACGCAACGGCTTGCCCCCGTCAGTCCTGACAGTGGTCGCACCGGGAGCCACGGCGCTGGAACAATGGCGCGGCCAGGCCGATGTGGTAGTGGCCAATATTCTGGCCGGTCCGCTGCTGGAGCTGTCCGGAACCTTGCTGGCACTGCTGCGCCCCGGTGGCACATTGCTGCTGTCCGGCCTGTTGCAGAGTCAGGCGGCAGCCCTGTGCGAGCACTATACCGGCCGGCTGCCGCTGGAGATTGCCGCCTCACGGGAGGACTGGGTCTGCCTGCGAGGTAGCAAGCCGGCCCGCTGA
- the accC gene encoding acetyl-CoA carboxylase biotin carboxylase subunit, with protein MAKLEKVLIANRGEIALRILRACKEMGIRTVAVHSKADRELMHVRLADESVCIGPPSSTGSYLNVPAIISAAEVTSASAIHPGYGFLAENADFAEQVEKSGFIFIGPRADTIRLMGDKVSAIEAMKKAGVPTVPGSDGPLTDNAERTLEVARRIGYPVIVKAAAGGGGRGMRVVHNEAALLNSVQLTQAEAASAFGSGVVYLEKFLQKPRHVEVQVIADGQGHAIHLGDRDCSLQRRHQKVLEEAPAPGVDEDLRAQVAEACVNACIEIGYRGAGTFEFLYEDGGFYFIEMNTRVQVEHPVTELITGIDIVCEQLRIASGLPLSVSQEQVAFRGHAFECRINAEDHQTFMPSPGKVTTFHAPGGPGIRVDSHLYDGYTVPPFYDSLIAKIISYGETRESALARMRQALDELVIEGIRTNTALHRDLVRDGSFQAGGVSIHYLESKLEDWAQPGNR; from the coding sequence ATGGCCAAGCTGGAAAAGGTACTCATCGCCAATCGCGGTGAGATCGCCCTGCGCATACTCCGCGCCTGCAAGGAGATGGGCATCAGAACTGTCGCCGTCCACTCCAAGGCTGACCGGGAGCTGATGCATGTGCGTCTGGCGGACGAATCCGTCTGCATTGGCCCGCCATCCTCCACCGGCAGCTACCTGAATGTGCCCGCCATTATCAGCGCGGCAGAAGTCACCAGTGCCTCGGCCATCCATCCCGGCTACGGCTTTCTCGCCGAGAACGCTGATTTCGCCGAGCAGGTCGAGAAGAGCGGCTTCATATTCATCGGTCCGCGGGCGGACACCATTCGCCTGATGGGAGACAAGGTATCGGCCATTGAGGCGATGAAGAAAGCCGGGGTGCCCACGGTGCCGGGGTCCGATGGTCCCCTGACCGACAACGCCGAGCGCACCCTGGAGGTCGCCCGCCGTATCGGCTATCCGGTCATCGTCAAGGCCGCTGCCGGCGGTGGCGGCCGTGGCATGCGGGTGGTCCACAATGAAGCCGCGCTGTTGAATTCGGTGCAACTGACCCAGGCAGAGGCCGCTTCTGCGTTTGGTTCCGGTGTCGTCTACCTGGAGAAATTCCTGCAGAAACCCCGCCATGTGGAAGTGCAGGTGATCGCCGACGGCCAGGGTCACGCCATCCACCTGGGCGATCGCGACTGTTCACTGCAGCGGCGTCACCAGAAAGTACTGGAGGAAGCCCCGGCCCCGGGCGTGGATGAAGACCTGCGGGCCCAGGTCGCGGAAGCCTGTGTCAATGCCTGTATAGAAATCGGTTACCGCGGCGCGGGCACCTTTGAATTTCTGTACGAGGACGGCGGCTTCTATTTTATTGAGATGAATACCCGGGTCCAGGTCGAACACCCGGTCACTGAACTGATTACTGGCATTGATATCGTGTGCGAGCAACTGCGCATCGCCAGCGGCCTGCCCCTGTCGGTCAGCCAGGAGCAAGTCGCGTTCCGGGGCCACGCCTTCGAATGCCGCATCAACGCCGAGGACCACCAGACCTTCATGCCCTCACCGGGCAAGGTGACGACCTTCCATGCCCCGGGCGGCCCCGGCATCCGGGTAGATTCCCATCTCTACGACGGCTATACCGTGCCGCCGTTCTATGACTCCCTGATCGCCAAGATCATCAGCTATGGCGAGACCCGCGAGAGTGCACTGGCGCGTATGCGCCAGGCCCTGGATGAACTGGTCATCGAAGGCATCCGTACCAATACCGCACTGCACCGCGACCTGGTGCGGGACGGTTCCTTCCAGGCTGGCGGAGTCAGCATCCACTATCTGGAGAGCAAGCTCGAGGACTGGGCCCAGCCCGGCAACCGCTAA
- the accB gene encoding acetyl-CoA carboxylase biotin carboxyl carrier protein: MDIRKVKKLIELLEESNIDEIEIKEGEESVRISRNSAQPMMAAYAHPPPPPPAPAAPTAAPAPEAETGSAAPAPAATSRGTFITSPMVGTFYRSPSPTSPPFVEPGQTVKVGDVLCIVEAMKMMNQIEADKAGTIEAILADDGEPVEFEQPLFSII, translated from the coding sequence ATGGACATTCGCAAAGTCAAGAAGCTGATCGAGCTGCTGGAAGAATCCAACATCGACGAGATCGAAATCAAGGAGGGCGAGGAGTCGGTCCGCATCAGTCGCAACAGCGCACAGCCGATGATGGCAGCCTACGCCCATCCGCCACCCCCGCCACCTGCACCCGCAGCGCCCACAGCGGCGCCTGCGCCCGAGGCCGAAACCGGCAGCGCCGCACCCGCACCGGCGGCCACCAGTCGCGGGACCTTCATTACCTCACCCATGGTCGGTACCTTCTACCGCTCTCCGTCACCCACCTCGCCACCATTCGTCGAGCCGGGGCAGACAGTCAAGGTGGGGGACGTGCTCTGCATCGTCGAGGCGATGAAAATGATGAACCAGATCGAGGCGGACAAGGCCGGCACGATTGAGGCAATCCTGGCGGACGACGGCGAGCCCGTTGAATTCGAGCAACCCCTGTTCTCCATCATCTGA
- the aroQ gene encoding type II 3-dehydroquinate dehydratase: MATILVLHGPNLNLLGEREPAIYGSTTLDDINRRLAALATEHGHHLLAMQSNAEYELIERIHDARHEGINFILINPAAFTHTSVALRDALAAVEIPFIEIHLSNTHAREPFREHSYFSDRAEGVICGFGAQGYEFGLQAAMSRLEQS, from the coding sequence ATGGCCACCATTCTGGTGTTACACGGGCCCAATCTGAATCTCCTGGGGGAGCGCGAGCCGGCAATCTACGGCAGCACGACACTGGATGATATCAATCGCAGACTGGCGGCGCTGGCGACTGAGCACGGCCACCATTTGCTGGCGATGCAGAGCAATGCCGAATACGAACTGATAGAGCGCATTCACGACGCCCGCCACGAGGGCATCAATTTCATCCTGATCAATCCCGCCGCCTTCACCCACACCAGTGTGGCGTTGCGCGATGCACTGGCCGCCGTCGAGATCCCCTTTATCGAGATCCACCTGTCCAATACTCATGCCAGGGAGCCCTTCCGGGAACATTCCTATTTTTCGGACCGGGCCGAGGGTGTGATCTGCGGCTTTGGCGCGCAGGGCTATGAGTTTGGGCTGCAAGCTGCGATGAGCAGACTGGAACAGTCATAA
- a CDS encoding thioredoxin family protein, with amino-acid sequence MESLKQLLAFPLYASAIWLLWVAGRQTSVDTMAAALLGALLLALGLWLWASAPWRRALALGCVVLALGLGLWRAPADEAASTTPAAGRVAWSMQQIDALRGSGQPVFVDVTADWCITCIANERTVLHSAEINAAFQRHGVTYMVADWTNYDAAIAEFLRLHGRSGIPLYVLYPGDPGAEPIILPQLLTRGTVLRALAALPGPSAEIAGRIGADSGI; translated from the coding sequence ATGGAGAGCCTGAAGCAACTGCTGGCCTTTCCGTTGTATGCCAGCGCGATCTGGTTGCTGTGGGTGGCGGGCCGGCAAACCAGCGTCGACACGATGGCAGCGGCCCTGCTCGGCGCTCTGTTGCTGGCGCTGGGGCTCTGGCTGTGGGCGTCGGCCCCGTGGCGGCGGGCGCTGGCACTGGGCTGTGTGGTGCTGGCGCTGGGTCTGGGGCTGTGGCGCGCGCCTGCGGATGAAGCGGCGAGCACGACACCGGCAGCGGGCCGGGTGGCCTGGTCCATGCAGCAGATAGATGCGCTGCGCGGCAGCGGCCAGCCGGTGTTTGTCGACGTGACCGCGGACTGGTGTATTACCTGTATCGCCAACGAACGAACGGTATTGCACTCCGCTGAAATCAACGCGGCTTTTCAGCGCCACGGAGTGACCTACATGGTGGCCGACTGGACCAATTATGACGCCGCCATTGCAGAATTCCTCCGCCTGCACGGGCGCAGCGGTATTCCATTGTACGTCCTGTATCCCGGCGACCCCGGCGCCGAACCCATTATTCTGCCCCAGCTCCTGACCCGGGGTACGGTGTTGCGGGCCCTTGCCGCCCTGCCTGGGCCATCTGCCGAAATTGCCGGCAGGATAGGGGCAGATTCCGGAATATAA
- a CDS encoding copper chaperone PCu(A)C: MLAGIRPAAVVANLLLMAAAVAAEPSVTLHDAWVRALPPTQSNTAAYLTVHNSGTEPVVIDGARTALAGRVELHDSVTRDGMARMEQREAITVAAGEKLHFAPGGLHLMLLELEHMPAAGEELEICLRVAGEFLCTLAVTRKSGPAAEHDAHQHH, translated from the coding sequence ATGTTAGCGGGAATCCGGCCGGCAGCTGTGGTGGCCAATCTGTTGTTGATGGCGGCGGCCGTGGCGGCCGAACCCTCGGTTACACTGCACGACGCCTGGGTTCGTGCATTGCCGCCCACCCAGTCCAATACCGCGGCCTATCTGACGGTGCACAATTCCGGCACAGAGCCTGTCGTTATCGACGGCGCCCGGACGGCGCTGGCCGGACGGGTCGAGTTGCATGACAGCGTGACGCGGGACGGCATGGCGCGCATGGAGCAGCGCGAGGCCATCACTGTGGCCGCGGGCGAAAAGCTGCATTTTGCGCCCGGCGGTTTGCATTTGATGTTGCTGGAGCTGGAGCACATGCCGGCAGCGGGCGAAGAACTTGAAATCTGCCTGCGGGTAGCGGGAGAGTTCCTGTGCACACTGGCGGTGACGCGCAAATCGGGGCCGGCTGCAGAGCACGACGCCCACCAACACCACTGA
- a CDS encoding DUF2333 family protein: MTRLKERIAAWRSGADARHRWLMAVLLVLLVYLVLTILLGMYWSIAPARFDVTARAAQYAEEDGAQVTTGSTMTAALIGVMETLLEKPGGYLQNDVFPPGLWLDNIPNWEYGALIQSRDLARALREVLSRSQSQSTEDKDLSLAEPRFNFTADSWILPAAESEYRDAIGYVRSYLRRLQDEDVRNAQFYARADNLRYWLATVDSRLGSLSQRLSASVGKRRLNTDLSGEGSARQSTRSGDEVAVQTPWSEIDDVFFEARGTAWALIHFLKAAEVDFADVLANKNARVSLRQIIRELEATQATIWSPMILNGSGMGVLANHSLVMASYISRANAAIVDLRDLLSQG, translated from the coding sequence ATGACCAGATTGAAAGAGCGGATAGCGGCCTGGCGTAGCGGCGCCGATGCCCGCCATCGCTGGCTGATGGCAGTGTTGCTGGTGCTGCTGGTCTACCTGGTGCTGACGATACTGCTGGGTATGTACTGGAGCATTGCTCCGGCCCGCTTTGATGTCACCGCGCGGGCCGCGCAGTACGCCGAGGAGGACGGGGCCCAGGTGACCACCGGCTCCACCATGACTGCCGCGTTGATTGGCGTCATGGAAACCCTGCTAGAAAAGCCCGGTGGCTACCTGCAGAACGATGTGTTCCCGCCCGGGCTGTGGCTGGACAATATCCCCAACTGGGAATACGGCGCACTGATCCAGTCCCGCGATCTGGCGCGGGCGCTGCGCGAGGTGCTCAGCCGTTCCCAGTCACAGTCGACTGAGGACAAGGACCTGTCCCTGGCGGAGCCCCGCTTCAACTTCACAGCCGACAGCTGGATATTGCCGGCGGCGGAATCCGAGTACCGGGATGCGATCGGCTATGTGCGCAGCTACCTGCGGCGGTTGCAGGACGAGGACGTCAGGAATGCCCAATTCTATGCCCGCGCCGACAATCTGCGCTACTGGCTGGCGACCGTCGATTCCCGTCTCGGGAGCCTGTCCCAGCGGCTCAGTGCCAGCGTGGGCAAGCGCCGCCTCAACACTGATCTTTCCGGCGAGGGCAGCGCCAGGCAGTCGACCCGCAGCGGCGACGAGGTGGCGGTCCAGACGCCGTGGAGCGAGATCGATGATGTCTTTTTCGAGGCCCGCGGGACGGCCTGGGCGCTGATCCATTTCCTGAAGGCCGCGGAAGTGGACTTTGCCGATGTGCTGGCCAACAAGAATGCCCGGGTCAGCCTGCGACAGATCATTCGGGAGCTGGAGGCCACCCAGGCCACTATCTGGAGCCCGATGATCCTGAATGGCAGTGGCATGGGCGTACTGGCCAACCATTCGCTGGTGATGGCCTCCTACATCAGCCGCGCCAACGCGGCGATCGTGGATTTGCGCGACCTGTTATCCCAGGGTTGA
- a CDS encoding pentapeptide repeat-containing protein, producing MSKPVIKQDPLYQLLRNEDIKGFNEQRDTLDTSELRSGDYRGRDLRNMNARGLDFSNSYFRNADLSGIDFRDTNLEGASLLDAKLSGTYFPAAISATEIRLSLDTGTRLRYDRK from the coding sequence ATGAGCAAACCTGTTATCAAGCAAGACCCCCTCTACCAGTTGCTGCGCAATGAGGATATCAAGGGTTTCAATGAGCAGCGGGACACGCTGGACACCAGTGAGCTGCGCAGCGGCGACTATCGCGGCCGGGACCTGCGCAACATGAATGCCCGTGGGCTGGACTTCAGCAACTCCTACTTCCGCAATGCGGATCTCAGTGGCATCGATTTCCGGGACACCAACCTGGAAGGCGCCAGCCTGCTGGATGCGAAACTGTCCGGCACCTACTTTCCCGCAGCCATCAGTGCCACCGAGATTCGCCTGTCTTTGGATACCGGCACCCGTCTGCGCTACGACCGCAAATAG
- a CDS encoding DNA polymerase II, whose translation MPSVQGAQRDLDCEGFLLSRHWRDTPRGIELEFWFASEAGPLRVLVQGERSVLFLSARETAQQQALLESWPGVNCRPLALRDFSMGQVTGVYSDSYRQARELADQLRARGATPLEADINPADRFLMERFIAGGARLRGAAVSRGDHLQLLNPALRPAACRPVLKQVSFDIETALEGLQLYSIAVHASGPEGEQRRVFMLGAGAEADYVAAFPTQAAVLRAFLDFVAVYDPDVLIGWNVVNFDTWYLQRLADQLGLPLRLGRGGATVHWRELDAEGERRTARLPGRALLDGIELLRAAFYRFESFSLEAVARELLGEGKLLHGADRGAEITRLFQQDKTRLAAYNLRDCELVSAIFSKTRLLEFALARSAMTGLNLDRLGGSVASFDNLYLPRLHRAGYVAPTASGDLAGSPGGFVLDSQPGIYDHVLVLDFKSLYPSIIRTFAVDPLGLALGMAGTLPESATLAGFDGTRFAREGHILPGLIADLWRQRDDARSAADAPLAQAIKIIMNSFYGVLGTPGCRFFDPRLASAITRRGHEILLRTRERIEASGHRVIYGDTDSVFVWIAGAADDASAEAAGRELERDLNVWWQQEIERQFGLESVLELQFETHFRRFLMPTIRGSDRGSKKRYAGLVGSGAAQQLVFKGLENVRSDWTRLAREFQQELYRRVFLELPYEDYLCGLSAAVLSGERDSELVYRKRLRRRLDDYQRNVPPHVQAARLYRERSLPLPRRGDWIEYVITTAGPEPAAARQAPLDYDHYVERQLQPVADGILGLLGTSFDTLTGRQIDLF comes from the coding sequence ATGCCTAGCGTACAGGGCGCGCAGCGGGACCTGGATTGCGAGGGTTTTCTGCTGAGCCGGCACTGGCGCGACACTCCGCGGGGGATCGAGCTGGAGTTCTGGTTCGCCAGCGAAGCGGGACCGCTGCGGGTGCTGGTGCAGGGTGAGCGCAGTGTCTTGTTTCTCTCCGCCCGGGAGACAGCACAGCAGCAGGCCCTGCTGGAGTCCTGGCCGGGTGTCAACTGCCGTCCGCTGGCGCTGCGGGATTTCAGCATGGGGCAGGTGACCGGCGTCTACAGCGACAGCTACCGCCAGGCCCGCGAGCTTGCCGACCAGCTGCGGGCCCGGGGGGCGACGCCGCTGGAGGCTGATATCAATCCCGCCGACCGCTTCCTGATGGAGCGATTCATCGCCGGCGGCGCGCGGCTGCGGGGGGCCGCGGTGTCGCGTGGCGACCATCTGCAACTGTTGAATCCCGCGCTGCGCCCCGCCGCCTGCCGCCCCGTGCTGAAGCAGGTCTCTTTCGATATAGAAACCGCGCTGGAAGGCCTGCAGTTGTATTCGATCGCGGTGCATGCCAGCGGCCCGGAGGGCGAGCAGCGCCGGGTCTTCATGCTGGGTGCCGGCGCGGAGGCGGACTATGTGGCGGCGTTCCCTACCCAGGCCGCGGTGCTGCGGGCCTTCCTGGACTTTGTCGCGGTCTACGACCCGGATGTACTGATCGGCTGGAACGTGGTGAATTTCGATACCTGGTACCTGCAGCGGCTGGCGGACCAGCTGGGCCTGCCGCTGCGGCTGGGCCGGGGAGGTGCCACGGTGCACTGGCGCGAGCTGGACGCAGAGGGCGAGCGGCGCACAGCGCGGCTGCCCGGGCGGGCGCTGCTGGATGGCATCGAATTGCTGCGCGCGGCATTCTATCGCTTCGAGAGCTTTTCCCTGGAAGCGGTGGCCCGGGAGCTGCTGGGCGAGGGCAAGCTCCTGCACGGCGCTGACCGCGGCGCCGAAATCACCCGCCTGTTCCAGCAGGACAAGACCCGCCTGGCCGCCTACAACCTGCGTGACTGCGAGCTGGTGAGCGCCATCTTCAGCAAGACCCGTCTGCTGGAATTCGCGCTGGCCCGCAGTGCCATGACCGGGCTTAATCTCGACCGTTTGGGCGGTTCGGTGGCGAGCTTTGACAACCTCTATCTGCCGCGTCTGCACCGTGCAGGCTATGTGGCGCCCACTGCCAGCGGTGATCTCGCCGGCAGTCCGGGCGGCTTCGTGCTCGATTCCCAGCCGGGAATCTACGACCACGTGCTGGTGCTGGATTTCAAGAGCCTGTACCCCAGCATTATTCGCACCTTCGCCGTCGACCCGCTGGGGCTGGCGCTGGGAATGGCCGGCACGTTGCCGGAGTCCGCCACACTGGCGGGCTTCGACGGTACCCGGTTTGCCCGCGAAGGCCATATCCTGCCGGGTCTGATTGCCGATCTGTGGCGGCAACGGGATGATGCCCGCAGTGCCGCCGATGCGCCGCTGGCCCAGGCCATCAAGATCATCATGAACTCGTTCTACGGTGTGCTGGGCACGCCCGGCTGCCGGTTCTTCGACCCGCGCCTGGCCAGCGCCATCACCCGCCGCGGCCATGAGATTCTGCTGCGCACCCGCGAGCGCATTGAGGCCAGCGGCCACCGGGTTATCTACGGCGACACCGATTCGGTGTTTGTCTGGATCGCCGGGGCGGCAGATGACGCCAGCGCCGAGGCCGCCGGACGCGAGCTGGAACGAGACCTGAATGTCTGGTGGCAGCAGGAGATCGAGCGGCAGTTTGGCCTGGAAAGTGTGCTGGAGCTGCAGTTCGAAACCCATTTCCGGCGCTTTTTGATGCCCACCATACGCGGCTCCGACAGGGGCAGCAAAAAACGCTACGCCGGACTGGTGGGTAGCGGTGCGGCGCAACAACTGGTGTTCAAGGGATTGGAGAACGTGCGCAGTGACTGGACCCGGCTGGCACGCGAATTCCAGCAGGAGCTGTACCGGCGCGTGTTCCTCGAACTGCCCTACGAGGACTACCTCTGTGGCCTGAGCGCGGCGGTACTGAGCGGCGAGCGGGACAGTGAGCTGGTCTACCGCAAGCGCTTGCGCCGCCGGCTGGACGACTACCAGCGCAACGTGCCGCCCCACGTGCAGGCCGCCCGGCTGTACCGCGAGCGCAGCCTGCCATTGCCGAGGCGCGGCGACTGGATCGAGTATGTGATCACCACGGCGGGACCTGAGCCCGCCGCGGCCCGGCAGGCGCCGCTGGATTACGACCACTACGTTGAACGCCAGCTGCAGCCGGTGGCAGATGGCATTCTCGGCCTGCTGGGCACCTCGTTCGACACCCTGACGGGCCGCCAGATCGACCTGTTCTGA